A genome region from Terriglobales bacterium includes the following:
- a CDS encoding rubrerythrin family protein has translation MTTVAAKPSTTITLKNLQAAYNGESNACARYAAFAQKADEEGFHRAASLFRAASRAEQIHAANHAAVIKQMGGTPQTHIETPVVRSTAENLNVAIAGEEYERDLMYPDFIREAEGQNNTAAVRTFSYALEAETEHARLYTEALTHLDQMKSKTAYYVCANCGYTVEKLAFERCPVCHHPKEKFEEIS, from the coding sequence ATGACTACAGTCGCTGCCAAGCCTTCTACGACGATCACTCTCAAGAACCTGCAAGCCGCTTATAACGGCGAATCCAACGCCTGCGCTCGCTATGCCGCATTTGCGCAGAAGGCCGATGAGGAAGGATTTCATCGAGCTGCCAGCCTGTTTCGCGCCGCCTCGCGTGCCGAGCAGATCCATGCCGCGAATCACGCGGCCGTCATCAAGCAGATGGGCGGGACGCCGCAGACGCACATCGAAACGCCCGTGGTCAGGTCCACGGCTGAGAACCTGAACGTCGCCATTGCCGGCGAGGAGTATGAGCGCGACCTGATGTATCCCGACTTCATTCGGGAAGCCGAAGGGCAAAACAACACAGCCGCCGTGCGCACGTTTTCCTATGCCCTGGAAGCAGAAACCGAGCACGCGCGTCTTTACACCGAAGCACTCACCCATCTCGACCAGATGAAGAGCAAGACTGCATACTATGTCTGCGCAAACTGCGGCTATACGGTCGAGAAGCTCGCGTTCGAGCGATGCCCGGTGTGTCACCACCCGAAAGAGAAGTTCGAAGAAATTTCCTGA